GACCAAACCCCAATCCGTCGCGTTGCCATGGGGAATCCAGCGAAGGCGATCGCCCAGGTGAAAGCGCGGCATTTCAACCTGGGGGAAAGCAGCAGGTAAATCAGAGGCTGACGGGAGGTGCAGATGGCCAGGATTAAGGGCACACCCGAAGGTTCGATGGATGATCTGAAGCGGGCGCGATCGCTTGCGTGAGAAAGATTGAGCCATCGGGAAGACACCTTTTGAACGAGCAACCGTGGTTTCTCAAGACCAGTCTAATCCACTCTAATCTAGAGTAGATTACCCTTGTTCGCAACACTTCACTTAGGCTTGCTCTAGAGCTAAATAGAGTGGCCATGACTACCCAGAAGCGACAGACCAGTATTTACCTACCAGACCCCATGAGAGAAGCCATTCAAGCGATCGCAGAAAGAGAGCAGCGATCCTTTACGTTTGTGGTGGAAATGCTGTTGAGGGAGGCTTTAGAAGCAAGGGATACCGCGAAGAAGGGGTAGGTGAGCTTAACAAGGAGGTTGATCGGTGCCTTTCATCATCACTAAGCTTGTAGCAGTGTCTCTAGAAGGCTCAGAATTCAATGTGGGGCGATCGCTCTCATTCCAGGGTGATGTCTAAGTTGGCTTTGCCAGAGCCTTTGACGCTGAGAAGCTCATGGGTCTCTTTAGGGTTGGTGATTCGCTCCTGCTGGAAGAGGGTTATGGCCAGTTCTGTGCGTCAATCGGTCTCGGTCATTTGGATACTATCGGGTAAATCGATGGTGATTTGCATGATTTAAGCTCCGTGGCTAAGTATTCAAGCTTCGAACAGCGACCTAGGTAGCTG
This Candidatus Obscuribacterales bacterium DNA region includes the following protein-coding sequences:
- a CDS encoding ribbon-helix-helix protein, CopG family, which translates into the protein MTTQKRQTSIYLPDPMREAIQAIAEREQRSFTFVVEMLLREALEARDTAKKG